Proteins found in one Nevskiales bacterium genomic segment:
- a CDS encoding TolC family outer membrane protein produces the protein MLRPAIALLLALVCPAALAEDLLQAYELSLRNDPKVAADRAAYEAALQAKPLARALLLPQVSAGVELSKNRDEILASSSPITPLGVARYDASGYRVSLSQTLFNWSQFAQLRQADAQLFAAEATLAAATQEQILRVATRYFDVLAAEDGLRTAQAEKTAIASQLERARKRFEVGMSPILDVQETQARYDIAMAQEIEARRLLRSAREALRAVTGRFPETLAGLRESIPLQPPEPQDAESWVRTAAQNNLQIQNAQALSDIARDEVRKQTGGHYPTLSLVGSYDYFDRLDSPFGGREQESGVLGLQLAIPLYAGGGVQAGVRQAANTHAQRQAELELARREVERQTRDAYEGVVVGISRVEALAQALESNRTALETTEAGYRVGARTVTDTLDAQSALYRAERDYARARYDYLLNTLRLKQSTGQLAPADLQAVNALLAAPSRPQPSGITPPAPGYPPGAVVAPEKPVRLQQPLPETPAPPATPPPAPAPAPANPGSAP, from the coding sequence CGAGCTGTCGCTGCGCAACGACCCGAAGGTTGCCGCCGACCGGGCCGCGTACGAGGCCGCGTTGCAGGCCAAGCCGCTGGCGCGCGCGCTGCTGCTGCCGCAGGTCTCGGCCGGCGTGGAGCTGTCGAAGAACCGCGACGAGATCCTGGCCAGCAGCAGCCCGATCACGCCCCTGGGCGTGGCTCGCTACGACGCCAGCGGCTATCGCGTGTCGCTGAGCCAGACCCTGTTCAACTGGTCCCAGTTCGCCCAGCTGCGGCAGGCAGACGCGCAGCTGTTCGCAGCAGAAGCCACGCTGGCAGCGGCCACGCAGGAGCAGATCCTCCGCGTGGCCACGCGCTATTTCGACGTGCTCGCGGCGGAAGACGGCCTGCGCACGGCGCAGGCCGAAAAAACCGCCATCGCCAGCCAGCTCGAGCGCGCGCGCAAGCGCTTCGAGGTCGGCATGTCGCCGATCCTCGATGTGCAGGAAACGCAGGCGCGTTACGACATCGCTATGGCGCAGGAGATCGAGGCGCGGCGCCTGCTGCGCAGCGCGCGCGAGGCACTGCGCGCCGTGACCGGCCGCTTTCCCGAAACCTTGGCCGGCCTGCGCGAGTCCATTCCCTTACAGCCGCCGGAACCGCAGGACGCCGAAAGCTGGGTGCGCACCGCCGCGCAGAACAACCTGCAAATCCAGAACGCCCAGGCGCTGTCCGACATCGCCCGGGATGAGGTCCGCAAGCAGACCGGCGGCCACTACCCGACACTGAGCCTGGTCGGCAGCTACGACTATTTCGACCGCCTCGATTCGCCCTTCGGCGGCCGCGAACAGGAGAGTGGCGTGCTCGGCCTGCAGCTGGCCATCCCCCTCTACGCCGGCGGCGGCGTGCAGGCCGGCGTGCGCCAGGCGGCGAACACCCATGCGCAGCGCCAGGCCGAGCTGGAACTCGCGCGGCGCGAGGTCGAGCGCCAGACACGCGACGCCTACGAAGGCGTGGTCGTCGGCATCAGCCGGGTCGAGGCGCTGGCGCAGGCGCTCGAGTCCAACCGCACCGCGCTGGAAACCACCGAGGCCGGCTACCGCGTCGGGGCGCGCACCGTGACCGACACGCTCGATGCGCAGAGCGCGTTGTACCGCGCCGAGCGCGATTACGCCCGCGCGCGCTACGACTACCTGCTGAACACGCTGCGGCTGAAACAGTCCACCGGGCAGCTGGCGCCGGCCGACCTGCAGGCCGTCAACGCCCTGCTGGCCGCGCCGAGCCGCCCGCAGCCGTCTGGCATCACGCCGCCGGCGCCTGGCTACCCGCCGGGCGCGGTCGTGGCGCCGGAGAAGCCCGTCAGGCTCCAGCAGCCCCTGCCGGAGACGCCGGCGCCTCCAGCAACGCCGCCACCCGCGCCAGCACCCGCGCCAGCGAACCCCGGTTCCGCTCCATGA